The window GACGCCCACGCCGTACAAGAACCGGTTCGACGAGTTGCTCAGCACCGAGGTCGACCTCTACTGGACGGGCTCGGAGGTGGTCTCGCCGCGCATCACCGAGGACGACCTGCGGGCCGCTCAGGGCGTCTGGCCGCGGCACCGGATCATGATCTGGGACAACTACCCGGTCAACGACTACAGCCCCAACCGACTCCTGCTGGGCCCACTGGTGAACCGCGACGCCGGCATGGCGGACGACGTCCTGGGCATCTCGTTCAACGGACTCGTCCAGCACCAGGAGGCCTCGCAGATCCCACTCGGCACGCAGGCCGACTACGCCTGGAACCCCGGGGCCTACGACGCCGAGCGCTCATGGACGCGGACTCTCGAGATCATCGGCGGCGACGCGTACGCGCAGCTGCGACTCTTCGCGGAGAACAACAAGGCCAGCGCCCTGGACAACACCGCGCGGCCCCAGTTCGCCGCGCTCGTCAACCGGCTCATCGCCGACTACTCGGCGGGCCGAGCGGTGGACGCCCAGCTCGACCAGCTCGACCGCGAGCTGCGCCGTCTGGAGGAACTCCCCACCACGCTGCGGGCGCAGCTAGACAACCCTCTGCTGCTCAAGCAGATCGAGCCCTGGCTGGACCGGGTCGGCACGACCGGCCAGGCGGGCCGGGCGGCGCTGGCGATCCTGCGGGCGCAGGACCGGGGGAACGGCGAAGCCGCCTGGCTGGCCCGGCGGGAGCAGGCGCGTGCCCGCGGCATCCTCGACAGGACATCGCACCAGATCAGCCCCGGCCCGGTCGACGAACTGCTCAGCTTCGCGGCCGCGCAGAGCGACGGCTACATCGGCGACCGCTGGTACGGCGACCTCGGGGCCCCCACGGGCCTACCGGCTGCCGCCCAGGGGTCCGCGCTGGGCAACCTGACCGACCGGCGCGACGACACGGCCTACGTCGCGGCCGGCAAGCCGCAGGACGGCGACGCGATCACGGTTGCGATCACCAAGCCGCACCGGCTGTCGGCGGTGACCGTGGTGCAGGACGCGACCGCTCCCGCCGACGGCGTGATCCAGGCGCTGGTCGACGGCGCCTGGGTGGATCTCGGACCGCTCGCTGACGGGTTCACCAAGGTGCCGGCGGCGGACCTCTCGGCCGGCGCGGTGCGGATCCGGTGGGCGTCGGGCAGCGCGGCCCCGCGCGTCTACGAGATCGTCCCGCACTACTCCGACGTGTTCAGCGGTGCCGTCTCGGTCGATCCGCCCGGGTCGCTGATCGCGCCGGGGGAGACGAAGCGGTTCCAGGTCGCCGTCGAGGTGTTCGCGGATCACCGGCTCAGTGGACGGGTGACCGCCACCGGCCCGGACGGCTGGACCGTCGACCCGGCGACGCAGGTGTTCCGTGCCCGGCCGGATGGCCGGACCATCGTCGCGAGCGTGCCGGTGAAGGTGAGCGTACCGGCCGGCGCGGAGCCGGGGCGCCACCAGGTCACGGTGGCCTTCAACGAGGACGGCGCGCCCCCGGTGAAGGTGTCGCTGCCGATCCTGGTCGGGCAGCAGAGCTACCCGAACCTCGTGACCGGGGCGGACCCGGCCGGCTACTGGCGCCTCGGCGACCCGGCCGGCTCAAGCACCGCCGTGGACAGCTCCGCCAGCGGACGGAACGGGACCTACCTCGCCGGCGCCCAGCCGGTCGCCGAGGGCGCGATCACCGGTGACCGGGCGGCGGACCTCTCCGCCGGCTACATCGAGGCGCCGCGAGGCCCGCGGACCGACCTTCAGGGCGCCTTCACGTTGGAGGCGTGGGTGAAGCTCGACAGGCTCGCCCCGGCGCCGGGGCAGGCGGTCATCGAGAGCTACTCCGGGCCGGCGGTCAACGGTTACGCCCTGCGGGTGACCGACGGCGTCCTGCAGGCGTGGTCGCTCGGCGCCGCCGGGAAGGGGCACGGCCTCGTGACCGGCCGTACCCGGCTGACGGTCGACGAGTGGCACCACGTCGCCGCCGTCTTCGACGGATCGCGACTGACCGTGTACCTCGACGGCGTCGCGGACAACAGCGTCGCGACGTCGGTGCCGCCCGGCAGCGGTACGGCGAGCGTCAAGCTCGGTGGCCGTGGGGACGACACGTCCCAGCGGTTGCAGGGTGACCTCGACGAGGCGGCGATCTACGACCGCGCCCTGACGGCAGCCGAAATCGAGGCGCACCATCTCACCGGTCTGCGCTGACCGGCCCTGCGGATGCGCGTCAGCCGCCCTGGGACGGGGGGCTGACGTGCATCTGGATGGCGTACCGGTCGCCGCGGTAGAGCGAGCGGCCGTACTCCACGACCTTGCCCATGTTGTCGACCGAGATGCGCTCTATCAGGAACGCCGGGGTGTCCTCGCCGACTTCGAGCCGTTTCGCCTCGGTGCCGGTCAGCCGGGCGATGGTGACGGTCTGCCGGGCCGATTCGAGCCGCACCCCGAAGACACGGCCCAGAACCTCGTACAGCGAGTCGTCGCGCTCCATCACCTTCAGCAGGCTGGGGAACCGTGCCGCGGCGAGGTTCGTCCGCTCCAACGCCATCGGGATGCCGTCCGCCGTGCGGATCCGCTCGATGTAGTGGGTCGGGTCGCCCGGGGCGATGTCGAGGTTGGCGGCGACCTGGCGGGCGGCCGGGCGGGTGCGGGCGCGGTACGACTTGGCGCCCGGTGTCATGCCGCGCATCCGCATGTCCTCGCTGAACGAGCGGAAGATCTCCGAGTGGGTCAGCGTGGGGTGCTGCACGAAGGTCCCACGCCCGGGCACGCGCCGGACCATTCCCTTCGACTCCAGCGCGTCGATGGAGCCCCGGACGGTCATCCGGGCGACTCCGAACCGTTCGGCGAGGACCCGCTCCGAGGGGAGCAGCGCACCGTCCCGCGAGTTCAGGACCATGGCGGTGAGGACGTCCCTGATGTGCTCGCCCTTGCCGCCGTTGCGCTCCGCCGGCAGGGACTCAAGGGCCCCGTCGCTCGGCTCATGTCGCGTCCTTGGCACGAACCAGTTCTCCTTCCTACGCAATTCAAGCCATCGTACGGGCAAACGCCCGGACGGCTGGTGAGGTCGGCGTAACCGTTGACCTCCGGTCTATACCAGTATTAGCCTCGGCTGGTCCGCCACGTCCAGCGGGGTGGCGGCCACGACGATCGGAGATGCGATGCCCAGAAGACGCGGTGTGCTGGGGGCGGCAGCGCTGCTCGCCATCACCCTTACTGCGTGTGCGCCAGGCAGCGGGGACGGCGGCGACGACGCCGTCAACCTGAAGGTCTGGGGCTGGCGGCAGGAGGATGTCGCGGCATACAACAAGATCTTCCAGATCTACGAGAAGGCCCATCCGGGCGTGACGGTGGAGTACCTGCCCTACAAGAACACCGAGTACGACACGATCCTCAAGACCGGCCTCACCGACTCCAGCGGCCCCGACGTCGCGCAGCTGCGCTCCTACGGGCTGCTCCAGCCGCTGGTCGCCGCCGGCAGCCTGGTGCCCCTCGACGACCAGGTCGACAAGCTCGGCGGCTTCCCGAAGCCGGTCCTCGACGGCGCGAAGGGCGAGAAGGACGGGCGCGTCTACGGCGTTCCGTTCGCGCTCCAGACCCTGCACGTCATCTACAACAAGAAGATCTTCGCCGACAACGGCATCGCCGCCCCCACCACGTGGGCGGACATGATCGCGGGCTTCGACAAGCTCAAGAAGGCCGGCGTCACCCCGCTGGCGAACACCGTCACCGACAAGTGGATGCTCCCGATCGAGCAGGAGATCTTCGGCGCCACGACGTACGGCGGCCCCGACTACCTGACCAGGATGCTCGACGGCTCGGCGAAGTTCACCGGCACGCCCTGGGTGAACTCCCTCGAGGCGTGGAAGAGCACCCAGAAGTACTGGCCGGCGCAGGCGTCCGGGGTGAGCTACGCGGACGCGCAGGCACTCTTCACCTCCGGCCGGGCCGCCGCGTTCCCCGGCGGCGTGTGGGAGATCGCCGGGTTCAAGAAGGCCAATCCGCAGCTGGACCTGGGCATCTTCAACGTGCCGCCCGCGCCCGGCGCGGCGGTCGACAAGACGCTGGTTCCCGGCTACGTCGACGGGTCGTTCGGCGTCTCGGCGAAGTCGCCCCGGCGGGACGCGGCTCTGGAACTCGTGCGGTGGATGGCGACCGAGGAGTTCGGCCGCGCCCTGGCCACCGAGCTCCACCAGATCTCCGCGGTGCCGGGCGTCCAGCCGCAGGACGAACTGCTGGCCCAGGCACTCCGGGAATACCAGGCGAACCCGAGTCCGTACGTCACCTACGCGTACTTCTCCGGCGGCACACCCACCGGCTGGGACCTCGCCTCCGAGGCGTTCTCCGACTACGTCCTCGGTCGACGCAGCGCCGCTGACACGGCCGCCCACGTCCAACGAGGGGTCGATCAGTGGTTCCGGCCCAAGAACTGACGGTCCGTCCTGCCCGGCGGTCACGCCGCCGGGCGGGACGGGTCTCGGCAGGGTGGATCACGACCTTCTGCCTGCCGGCCCTCGCGCTCTACGGCCTCTTCGTCGTGGTGCCGCTCGTCACCGCCTTCTACTACGGGCTGTTCCACTGGGACGGCACCCGGCAGGGGGAGTTCGTCGGGATCGGCAACTACCAGGAGGTTCTCGCCCGCTATCCGTTACGCGACGAGATCCCCGCCGCGCTGGGGCACAACGTCCTCTTCTTCGTCGGCACCATGGCGATCCAGAACACCGTCGGACTGGGCCTGGCGGTGCTCCTGCACCGCAATCCCTGGGGCAAGCGGCTGTTCCAGACGCTCTTCTCGCTTCCCTACCTGATCAGCCCGCTGATCGTCGGGTACATCTGGTCGCTCCTGCTGAGCCCCACCTTCGGCCCGATCAACTTCGCGCTCCGCGCGGTCGGCCTGGACGCATGGGCGCGTCCCTGGCTCGGTGAGCCGGACCTCGCCCTGCCCGTACTGATCCTGGTCAACGCCTGGCAGTGGATCGGCGGACCGATGCTCATCTTCGGCGCCGCCCTGGGCGGCATCCCCCAGGAGCTGGAGGAGGCGGCCGCGATGGACGGCGCGTCCGCGACCCGGGCGTTCTGGAGCATCCGGTTCCCGCTCCTGATGCCGGCGGTCGGCGTCATCACCGTGCTGACGTTCATCGGGTGCTTCAACATCTTCGACCTCGTCTACGCGCTGGGCGGCTCCGACGGCGGACCCGGCGGCGCGATGGACGTGCTCGGCCTGCTCTACTACCGGACTGCCTTCCAGGGCGGCAGCAACGCGATCGGAGAGTCCTCGGCGTTGGCCATGCTCATCTTCGTGTTCATCTTCGGGGTCTCCCTAGGCCTGGAGCGGGTGCTGCGCCGCCGGGAGGTCCACTAGATGACGACCCTGCGCGCCGCCCCCCGCACGGCACAAAAAGCCAGGGGCGATATTGAACCTCCGCGTGGCACCCGCCAGCGTTCGCTGCTGCGCACCGCCGGCGGCCAGTTCGTCCTGTGGGCCTACGCCGCGATCGCCTTCGGCCCGCTGCTGCTGGTGCTGATCGGATCGCTGCGGAGCAACGCGGAGATCCTCCAGGCACCGGTCGGGCTGCCCAGCTCGTTCGACCTGAGCAACTACACCCGGGCCTGGCAGACCGCGTCGATCTCGACGTACTTCGTCAACTCCCTGACCGTCACCTGCGCCTCGGTGGCGCTGTGCGTCAGCGTGTCGGCGATGGCCGCCTACGCCCTGTCCAGGTGGAAGTTCCGGGGCCGCGCCCTGCTGGCGGCGTTCTTCCTGTCCGGGTTGATGATCCCCGCGAAGCTCGGCCTGCTGCCGGTGTTCTACATGTTCCAGTCGATGGGTCTGATCGACAGCCGGATCGGGTTGGTGCTGCTCTACGCGGCGAGCGGAATCCCGTTCTCGATCTTCGTGATCATGGGCTTCATGCGGGGACTACCCGGTGAGCTGGAGGAGGCCGCGCGCATCGACGGGGCACACGAGGGCCGGCTGTTCGTGTCGGTCGTCCTGCCCCTGATGCGGCCGGCGCTCGCGGTCGCCACGGTCTTCCAGTTCGCGCCGACCTGGAACGACTTCTTCTATCCGTTGGTGCTGCTGCGCAGCGGGGACAAGTACACCGTACCGGTCGGGCTGACCCGGTTCTTCGGCGAGTTCGCCGCCGACCGCGGCACCCTCTTCGCCGGACTCGTGATCGCCCTGGTGCCGCTGGCCGTGGTGTTCGCCCTCGCGACCAAGCAGATCGTCGCGGGCCTGACCGCAGGGATGTCACGTTGACGACGACGATCACCATCGACGGCGGCAAGTCGGAGCTTCGGCTGCTGCTACGCGCGGCGGCGGGCCGCCAGCTCGGCGTCGGCCCGGGCTTCTCCTACCAGCCCCACGAGGACGGCGTCGACCGGATCCTGGCCGCGGTTCGTGGCGCCGCGGCGACGATCTCCCTTCCCGAACAGGTGGCGGGCGTGGTGGCCGGCCTGACCGGCGTGCCAGGGGAGTCGGCGGAACGCCGGCGCCTCGCCCTCGCCCTCGAACGGCAGTTCGGCGGTCCGGCCGTGGTCGTGGAGGACAGCATCCTCGCGCACGCCGGCGCTCTCGGCGGCCCCGGCGTACTGCTGTGTGTCGGGACCGGAACGACCGTGCTCGCCGTGGACGCCGACGGCGACCACGCCCGGCTCGACGGATGGGGTCCCCACCTCGGTGACCGGGGCAGCGCGCACGCCATCGGGCTGGCCGGAATGCGCGCCGCGACCGCGTCGTACGACCGGGTGGGGCCGGCCACCGGGCTGGCCGACCGCCTCGTCGCGGCGCTCGGCGGCGTGGACCTGGCCGCGCTGCAGCGGTACTACCGGGACCCGGCCATGATCTCGCGTACGGCGGCCTTCGCCCGCGAGGTGCTCGACGCGGCCGCCGGGGCCGACCCGGTGGCGGGCCGGATCTGCGCCGGGGCCGCGGCCGACCTCGCCGACGCGGCACAGGCGGCAACCGAACGGCTCAATCTCGGCGGGCCAGCCCGCCGGGTGTCCTTCAGCGGACGGCTGCTGACGCCGGGTAACCCTCTTCACCAGGCGCTGTCGGCCGAACTCGAGGCCAGAGGGCTGCCCCTGGTGACGCCCAGAGCGGAGCCGCTCGACGGCGGTCCGGCGCTCCTGAGCGGTGCCGCCCCCTACGCGCGCCTGCTGGCGCGCCAGGGCGGCGACGCGTGAGGGCCGGGCACGGGGTGGCGCGACTCGAGGTCGTGCCGGGGGAACCCATGGGTGGGTACGCCGACCGCTCGGACGGCGTGCGGAACGTGCTCGACCCGCTGGAGGTCCATGTCGTGACCTTCGCCGACGAGGGCCACCGCTTCGCCCTGGTGGTCGCGGACCTGATCTGCGTCAACGTCGACGTCGTCGACCGGATCCGGGCCGCCATGCGAGACGTCGGCGTGCAGTCCTGCTGGGTCGCCGCCACCCACACCCACGCGAGCCCCGAGGCGGGCTGCAGCCCTGGCGGCGACGCCACGCCACGGCACGTCGCCGACCGGCTCGAAGCCGCGTCCCTCGTGGCCGCGCGGTCTGCCGTGGCGTCCGAGCGTGCCGCCCGACTCGGCTCCGCCCGCACGCTGGTTCCCCAACTGGCCGGTCACCGTAACGTCGCTGATCCGGCTCCCCTGGACATTCCCGTCGACACCATCGTGGTCACCGCGGGCACCGAAGTGGTGGGGCTGGTCGTGGTCTCACCGGTCCACCCGACCATCCTTCCCGCCGACAACAACCATGTGAGCGCGGACCTCAACGGCGGCATCCGCCGGGCGCTGGCCACGCCGGACCGGTGGGTGGTCGTCGCCACCGGTGCGGCCGGCGACATCAGCACCCGGCACACCCGTCAGGGGCGGGGGCTCGACGAGGCGGACCGGCTCGGCGCCTGGCTGGCCGACCGGGTCGAACCGGTGTCGCCGCGCGTCGGCGAGGGTGCGGCGCCGCCGGTACGCCCGCCGGTCGTGCGGACGGTGACGCTCGCGCCGAAGCAGCCGGCGGAACTCGACGTCGCCGTGCGTCAGACCCCGCCGCCGGGGGGCGGGAACGAACGCATCCACCGGGTCATGCAGCAGGGGCTGCGGATCGCGGCGGAACAGGCTGCCCGGCAGCGCACGGAACCGTACGTGATCGACGTGGAGGCGGTGGACCTCGACGGCGTCACGGTCGTGGCCGTTCCCGGCGAACTGTTCCTGGAACTGGGCGAGACGATCCGGGCCGCGGCGCCGGACCAGGCACGGGACGTCGTGGTCCTCGGCTACACGAACGGCTACCTCGGCTACCTACCCGCCCGTGACACGCAGCCCTGCTACGAAACCTATGCCAGTCCGGTCACCTCGGGCAGCAGCGAGATCGTCGTCGAGGCCGCAGTGGCGGCCGTCGCGGCGGCCGTCGGCAACCGGGACCACTCCAGGAGGATCAATGCCTGAGCCTGCCTACGCCAACATCGCCCGGACCGCACTCGAACAGGTCCTGTCAACGCAGCTCGACGCCATCGAGGCAGCGGCCGGGCTCGTCGCCGACGCCATCGCCGCCGGTGGTGTCCTGCAGGCGTTCGGGACCGGCCACTCGCGGATCGTCACCCTCGAACTCGCGGGGCGTGCCGGCGGGCTCGCCGCCGTCAGCATGCTGGCGGTCAAGGATCTCGTGATGTTCGGTGGCGCCGAGCCGGGGCCGATCCTCGATCCGACGTACGAGCGCGAGCCCGGCCTCGCCGAGCGGATCTACCAGCTCGCCGCACCCTCCGCGCACGATGCCTTCCTGATCGTCTCGAACTCCGGAATCAACGCCGCCGTCACCGAGATGGCGGTGCTGGCCCGCGAGCGCTCCCATCCGATCGTGGCGGTCACCTCACTGGCACACACTCGCTCGGCCGGTGCCCGTGCGACCCAGGGACCGCATCTCGCCGACCTGGCGGATGTGGTGATCGACAACCAGGCGCCGGCGGGGGACGCGGCGCTGGAGATCACCCCAGGAGTTCGGATCGGGGCGGTCTCGTCGTTCACCGGAGTCCTCATCGCGCAGCTACTCACCGAACTGGTCTGCCGCCGGTTGCTGGGCCGCGACATCGACCCGCCCGTGCACGTATCCGCGAATCTCGCGCAGGGCGACGCGCACAACCGCGTCCTCTACGAGCGGTACCGCGATCAGGTCCGCCCGATCGAACCCTGATCGGCCGGGACGAAGGCTCCGGGGGCGTGAGCCTCCCGGTCGAGTTGGCCCTTCAAGCGGGCCGTCGACCGGCTCGGTGGGCCGGCGGATCGGTGTGAGTGGGTGCTCGCCTGGGCGTGGGATGCGGTCGCGGCACGACGGCCGTGCGACCGCACCCACGCTCAGCCGGCCAGCGGTCGGGCTCGGCGGTCCGGCGGGCCGTAGGAGGAAACCTTCAGATCTCAGATCAAGGGACGTAGACATCTTTCATGTTGTATCGATGTCCCGCTATATTGCCGAGCAGTGTCGATCTCTCCCGATGACGAGGTGCACATGTTCGACAACCCGACGCTTCGGCGGCGTACCCTGTTGGCGGCCGTCGCTGGCGCCGCGGCCGTCCCCATCATCGCCGGCCCCGCGTGGGCGGCGTTGCCGAAGGTCTACATCGACCCGGGCCACGGCGGCACCGACCCCGGCGCGGTCGGCAACGGGCTGCAGGAGAAGGCCCTGACGCTCGACATCTCCCTGCAACTGCGCAACATCCTGCTGGCCAACTGGGCCGTGGACGTCCGGATGTCCCGCACGACCGACATCACCCGCAGCCTGGCGTACCGCACCGACGACGCCAACGCGTGGGGCGCGAACCTGCTGGTGAGCGTGCACATCAACTCCGGCGGTGGCACCGGCTTCGAGAGCTACCGTTACCCGACGTCGGACGCCGCCACCGTCAATCTGCACAACGCCCTGCACCCGAGGGTGATCGGCGGCATGCGGACGATCGGTGGGGTCACCGATCGGGGGCTGAAGACCGCGAACTTCCACATGCTGCGCGAGTCGGCCATGCCCGCGGTGCTGACCGAGAACCTCTTCATCGACTCCGTCGCCGACTCGAACCTGCTCAGGCGCGCCGACTTCATCACCGCCACCGCCCGTGGCCACGCCGAGGGCATCGCCGCCTACCTCGGCCTGAGCGCCCCCAACCCGCCCACGTTCAGCACCATCGTGGACAACACCACGGCGGGACGGTTCACGGCGAGCACCAACTGGGGGACCTCCTCGTACTCCGCCCAGCGCTACGGCGCCGACTACCGCTTCGCCAACCCCACGCTGGCCAGCGACTCCGCCTGGTTCAAGGTGAACATCCCGGCGGCCGGCAACTACCGCGTCGAGGTGCGGCACCCGGCCGACCCCGGCTACAACAGCTCGGCCCCGCACGTCGTCGTCACCGCCTCGGGCAACCGCACCGTCAACGTGGACCAGCGCTCCAGCGGCGGCGTCTGGCGCTCGCTGGGCACCTTCGGGCTGGCCGCCGGCGACCGTAACCTGGTCGCGGTCAGCCGCTGGACCAGCAGCACCGGCTACGTGGTGGCCGACGCCGTCCGGGTCACCCGGGTCTAGGAACGCTGCCGGGCTGAGGCCGGGCGTTCGGCAGGCGTCGCCGCGCCACGCCTCGCGGCCCTCCTCCACCGCCACCAGCGCGCCGACAGACCCACCCGAACGTGATCAGGACGCCATGGACGTGACCCGGCGGCTTTAGGGTCCATGGCGTCCTGATCACCGTTTGCGGGGCGCGGCCGGCAGAGAGCTGCGGCAGAGAGCGGCACCGCGTCGCGGTGCGCCGGTGCGCGGGGTCGGTGCATCGACGCGGGCTTCTGGCCGGCGATCGACGGGCGTGACCCGCGCCGCCGACGACACGCCCGGGACCGACATGTGGGGTGTGACAACGGCGCCAACCCTATATATGGTGTCGGCGCAGCTGGTTCGGCCGCTCATCCGGAGTGGTCGAGGCAAGAGGGAACCCGGTGGGAATCCGGGACTGCCCCGCAGCGGTGAGTGGGAACGACCGCCGTCATCAGCACTGGGCCGCCAGCGGCCTGGGAAGCGACGGCCAGTAGGAGACCGGCGAGTCCGGTCGCGCCCGCGAGTCCGAAGACCTGCCAGTGCGCCGTACGCCCGCTTCCGGGTGTGTGGCGGTCCGAGGCCGCGTGGGACGGCCGACGCCATCCCGACGCGTTGCCCTGCGGCGCGTCGTCGTCGGTGTCCGCTCCCCGCGTGCCCAGGAAATCCGTCTGGGATCAAGGCTCGCGAGGAGTGAGTGGTGACAGTCACCGAGGTTTTTCCGGCCGACGATGCGGTCGTGGTGGGCCAGCGGCGGCCGCAGATGCGGGTCCGCAAGCGCGACGGCGGCACCGAGGCGGTCGACGTCAACCGGATCGTCCGCGCGGTCGAGCGGTGGGCCGACGACCTCGCCGACGTCGACCCGCTGCGGGTGGCGACCCGGACGATCAGCGGCCTGTACGACGGGGCGACGACTGCCGAACTGGACCGGCTGTCCATCCAGACCGCCGCGGAGATGATCGGTGAGGAGCCGCAGTACTCGCGGCTGGCCGCCCGCCTGCTGGCCGGGTACGTCGACAAGGAGGTCCGCCGGCAGGGCATCGGCTCCTTCAGCGAGGCGATCCGGCACGGCCACGCCGAGGGCCTGATCGGCGACGACACCGCGGCCTTCGTCGCCGCCCACGCCGGCGCCCTCGACGCCGCCGTCGACCCGCGCGGCGACCTGCGCTTCGAGTACTTCGGGCTGCGTACGGTCTACGACCGGTACCTGCTGCGCCACCCGACGAGCCGGCTGGTGCTGGAGACCCCGCAGTACTGGCTGCTG is drawn from Micromonospora sp. NBC_01740 and contains these coding sequences:
- a CDS encoding beta-N-acetylglucosaminidase domain-containing protein; the protein is MARVLPTPQRVQARAGSVVLPDHVDVVAGAAADPAARQSLVDVLDARGVTARVVGSADMSTSRPVILLGGPNETSASVAALSALGVQGPAGLPGEGYVLAAGHDRLGRPRIVLAGVDGAGTFYAVQSLRQLLVSRGARVAVDGVAVRDWPGYRIRGGMESFYGPVWSQEDRRSQIEFLARHKMNQFFYGPADDLRTGSHWDSLYDEAELGRLKEILDLATSRHVDFVYRISPEAPLAPGRGICHVRDTDRAKLLARLAQLWEIGVRSYVIAWDDVSGNFACQEDRDAYQGDPSPLAAAQAGVTNLVQREFIEKRPGASRMVTVPTEYWGMTPTPYKNRFDELLSTEVDLYWTGSEVVSPRITEDDLRAAQGVWPRHRIMIWDNYPVNDYSPNRLLLGPLVNRDAGMADDVLGISFNGLVQHQEASQIPLGTQADYAWNPGAYDAERSWTRTLEIIGGDAYAQLRLFAENNKASALDNTARPQFAALVNRLIADYSAGRAVDAQLDQLDRELRRLEELPTTLRAQLDNPLLLKQIEPWLDRVGTTGQAGRAALAILRAQDRGNGEAAWLARREQARARGILDRTSHQISPGPVDELLSFAAAQSDGYIGDRWYGDLGAPTGLPAAAQGSALGNLTDRRDDTAYVAAGKPQDGDAITVAITKPHRLSAVTVVQDATAPADGVIQALVDGAWVDLGPLADGFTKVPAADLSAGAVRIRWASGSAAPRVYEIVPHYSDVFSGAVSVDPPGSLIAPGETKRFQVAVEVFADHRLSGRVTATGPDGWTVDPATQVFRARPDGRTIVASVPVKVSVPAGAEPGRHQVTVAFNEDGAPPVKVSLPILVGQQSYPNLVTGADPAGYWRLGDPAGSSTAVDSSASGRNGTYLAGAQPVAEGAITGDRAADLSAGYIEAPRGPRTDLQGAFTLEAWVKLDRLAPAPGQAVIESYSGPAVNGYALRVTDGVLQAWSLGAAGKGHGLVTGRTRLTVDEWHHVAAVFDGSRLTVYLDGVADNSVATSVPPGSGTASVKLGGRGDDTSQRLQGDLDEAAIYDRALTAAEIEAHHLTGLR
- a CDS encoding GntR family transcriptional regulator; translation: MPRTRHEPSDGALESLPAERNGGKGEHIRDVLTAMVLNSRDGALLPSERVLAERFGVARMTVRGSIDALESKGMVRRVPGRGTFVQHPTLTHSEIFRSFSEDMRMRGMTPGAKSYRARTRPAARQVAANLDIAPGDPTHYIERIRTADGIPMALERTNLAAARFPSLLKVMERDDSLYEVLGRVFGVRLESARQTVTIARLTGTEAKRLEVGEDTPAFLIERISVDNMGKVVEYGRSLYRGDRYAIQMHVSPPSQGG
- a CDS encoding ABC transporter substrate-binding protein produces the protein MPRRRGVLGAAALLAITLTACAPGSGDGGDDAVNLKVWGWRQEDVAAYNKIFQIYEKAHPGVTVEYLPYKNTEYDTILKTGLTDSSGPDVAQLRSYGLLQPLVAAGSLVPLDDQVDKLGGFPKPVLDGAKGEKDGRVYGVPFALQTLHVIYNKKIFADNGIAAPTTWADMIAGFDKLKKAGVTPLANTVTDKWMLPIEQEIFGATTYGGPDYLTRMLDGSAKFTGTPWVNSLEAWKSTQKYWPAQASGVSYADAQALFTSGRAAAFPGGVWEIAGFKKANPQLDLGIFNVPPAPGAAVDKTLVPGYVDGSFGVSAKSPRRDAALELVRWMATEEFGRALATELHQISAVPGVQPQDELLAQALREYQANPSPYVTYAYFSGGTPTGWDLASEAFSDYVLGRRSAADTAAHVQRGVDQWFRPKN
- a CDS encoding carbohydrate ABC transporter permease, translated to MVPAQELTVRPARRSRRRAGRVSAGWITTFCLPALALYGLFVVVPLVTAFYYGLFHWDGTRQGEFVGIGNYQEVLARYPLRDEIPAALGHNVLFFVGTMAIQNTVGLGLAVLLHRNPWGKRLFQTLFSLPYLISPLIVGYIWSLLLSPTFGPINFALRAVGLDAWARPWLGEPDLALPVLILVNAWQWIGGPMLIFGAALGGIPQELEEAAAMDGASATRAFWSIRFPLLMPAVGVITVLTFIGCFNIFDLVYALGGSDGGPGGAMDVLGLLYYRTAFQGGSNAIGESSALAMLIFVFIFGVSLGLERVLRRREVH
- a CDS encoding carbohydrate ABC transporter permease, which codes for MTTLRAAPRTAQKARGDIEPPRGTRQRSLLRTAGGQFVLWAYAAIAFGPLLLVLIGSLRSNAEILQAPVGLPSSFDLSNYTRAWQTASISTYFVNSLTVTCASVALCVSVSAMAAYALSRWKFRGRALLAAFFLSGLMIPAKLGLLPVFYMFQSMGLIDSRIGLVLLYAASGIPFSIFVIMGFMRGLPGELEEAARIDGAHEGRLFVSVVLPLMRPALAVATVFQFAPTWNDFFYPLVLLRSGDKYTVPVGLTRFFGEFAADRGTLFAGLVIALVPLAVVFALATKQIVAGLTAGMSR
- a CDS encoding N-acetylglucosamine kinase; amino-acid sequence: MTTTITIDGGKSELRLLLRAAAGRQLGVGPGFSYQPHEDGVDRILAAVRGAAATISLPEQVAGVVAGLTGVPGESAERRRLALALERQFGGPAVVVEDSILAHAGALGGPGVLLCVGTGTTVLAVDADGDHARLDGWGPHLGDRGSAHAIGLAGMRAATASYDRVGPATGLADRLVAALGGVDLAALQRYYRDPAMISRTAAFAREVLDAAAGADPVAGRICAGAAADLADAAQAATERLNLGGPARRVSFSGRLLTPGNPLHQALSAELEARGLPLVTPRAEPLDGGPALLSGAAPYARLLARQGGDA
- a CDS encoding SIS domain-containing protein gives rise to the protein MPEPAYANIARTALEQVLSTQLDAIEAAAGLVADAIAAGGVLQAFGTGHSRIVTLELAGRAGGLAAVSMLAVKDLVMFGGAEPGPILDPTYEREPGLAERIYQLAAPSAHDAFLIVSNSGINAAVTEMAVLARERSHPIVAVTSLAHTRSAGARATQGPHLADLADVVIDNQAPAGDAALEITPGVRIGAVSSFTGVLIAQLLTELVCRRLLGRDIDPPVHVSANLAQGDAHNRVLYERYRDQVRPIEP
- a CDS encoding golvesin C-terminal-like domain-containing protein, giving the protein MSISPDDEVHMFDNPTLRRRTLLAAVAGAAAVPIIAGPAWAALPKVYIDPGHGGTDPGAVGNGLQEKALTLDISLQLRNILLANWAVDVRMSRTTDITRSLAYRTDDANAWGANLLVSVHINSGGGTGFESYRYPTSDAATVNLHNALHPRVIGGMRTIGGVTDRGLKTANFHMLRESAMPAVLTENLFIDSVADSNLLRRADFITATARGHAEGIAAYLGLSAPNPPTFSTIVDNTTAGRFTASTNWGTSSYSAQRYGADYRFANPTLASDSAWFKVNIPAAGNYRVEVRHPADPGYNSSAPHVVVTASGNRTVNVDQRSSGGVWRSLGTFGLAAGDRNLVAVSRWTSSTGYVVADAVRVTRV